The Streptomyces kanamyceticus DNA segment GCACACCACGCCCCGAAGTCCACTCAATGGTGGGCGGCCCGACACATAGAGTGCCGGGCCGCCGCAAACTTCTCGTAATCAGGAAATTCTGACCGGATTCACCACGTCCGCGATGAGCACCAGGATCGTGAAGCAGATGAAGATCCCCGCCACCACGTAGGCGACCGGCATCAGCTTCGCGACGTCGAAGGGGCCCGGGTCAGGGCGGCGCATGACCCGCGCGGTCTTGCGGCGCACCGACTCCCACAGGGCGCCCGCGATGTGGCCGCCGTCGAGCGGGAGCAGCGGCAGCATGTTGAACAGGAACAGGGAGAGGTTGAAGCCCGCGATGAGGAACAGCATCATCGCGATCTGGTTCTCCGGCGGGATGTCCAGGGTGAACACGTCGCCGCCGACGCGGGCCGCGCCGACCACGCCCATCGGGGAGTCCTGCTTGCGCTCGCCGTCACCGAACGCCGCGTCCCACAGGTCGGGGATCTTGGACGGCAGGGCGATGATCGACTCGACGCCGTTCTCCATCATGTCGCCCATGCGGTTCACGGAGTCGCCGAAGGACTGCTGGACGATGCCGCTGGCCGGGGTGAAGCCGAGGAAGCCCGCGTAGACGTACTTGCCCTCGACGTACGCGCCGTCGCCGTCGGTCTTGGTGACCTGGTTCTTGATCAGGTTGGCGTGCAGGTCGAGCCGCTTGCCGTCGCGCTCGACCGTGATCGTGGCCGGGCCGATGGTCTCGCGGATCTTCGCCTGGAGCGTGGACCAGTCGTCGACGGGCTGCCCCTGGAAGGCGACGATCTTGTCGGCCGCCTTGAGGCCCGCCGCCTTGGCGGGCGTGGCCTTGTCGCCCTTCTCGCACTTGTCGCGGTTCTCGCTCTGCTGGATGACGCAGTCCGAGACCTTGCCGACGGAGGTCGTCTGGGTGCTGATGCCGAACGTCATCATCACGCCGAGGAAGATCGCCACGGCGAGGACGAGGTTCATGAAGGGGCCCGCGAACATCACGATCACGCGCTTCCACGGCTTGCGCGTGTAGAAGAGGCGGGACTCGTCGCCGGGCTCCAGCTCCTCGAAGGCCGCCGAGCGGGCGTCCTCGATCATGCCGCGCCAGGGCGACGTGGAGCGTGCCTCGATGCGGCCGTCCGGGCCCGGCGGGAACATGCCGATCATGCGGATGTAGCCGCCGAGCGGGATGGCCTTGATGCCGTACTCGGTGTCGCCCTTCTTGCGCGAGAAGATGGTCGGTCCGAAGCCGACCATGTACTGCGGCACGCGGATGCCGAACATCTTGGCGGTCGACAGGTGCCCCAGCTCGTGCCAGGCGATCGAGAACAGCAGCCCGATCACGAAGACGACTATCCCGAGGATCATCATCAAGGTCGTCATGCACGAGCCTCCGCGGTCGCCTTGCCTGCCAGTTCACGTGCCCGAGCACGTGCCCAGGTCTCCGCCTCGAGGACGTCCGCGACGGTCAGGGAGGTTCCCGCGGCCGGTGTGCCGTGTTCGGCCACGACCTCCGTCACCGTCTCCATGATCCCGTTGAAGGGCAGCGCGCCCTTCAGGAACGCGTCCACGCACTCCTCGTTGGCGGCATTGAACACCGCCGGGGCCGTGCCCGCGAGCTCCCCGACGTGCCGGGCGAGCCCGACCGAGGGAAACGCGTCGTTGTCCAGGGGGAAGAACTCCCAGCTCGACGCCTTCGTCCAGTCGAAGGCGGGGGCGGCGTCGGGGATGCGCTCGGGCCAGCCGATGCCGATGGCGATCGGGCCCCGCATGTCCGGCGGGGTGGCCTGGGCGAGCGTCGAGCCGTCGGTGAACTCGACCATGGAGTGCACGTAGGACTGCGGGTGGACGACGACCTCGATGCGGTCGAAGGGGATGTCGTAGAGGAGGTGCGCCTCGATGACCTCAAGACCCTTGTTGACCAGCGTCGCGGAGTTGATCGTGATGACCGGGCCCATCGCCCAGGTGGGGTGCGCGAGCGCGTCCTCGGGGGTGACGTTCACGAGGTCGGCCTTCGTACGTCCCCGGAAGGGGCCGCCGGAGGCGGTGACGACCAGCTTGCGCACGTCCGCGCGGGTGCCCGCGGCAAGGGCCTGGAAGAGCGCCGCGTGCTCGGAGTCGACCGGGATGATCTGGCCGGGCTTGGCGATCGCCTTGACCAGGGGCCCGCCGACGATGAGGGATTCCTTGTTGGCGAGCGCGAGGGTGCGGCCCGCCTCCAGGGCGGCGAGCGTCGGGGCCAGGCCGATGGAGCCGGTGATGCCGTTGAGCACCGTGTGGCAGGCGGAGGCGGCCAGCTGGGTCGCCGCGTCGGGTCCGGCCAGGATCTCGGGGAGCGGCTCCCCGGCGGCGTACTGCCCCTGGAGCGCCTCCCGCAGGGCCGGTACGGCGTCCTCGCGGGCGACCGCGACGGTCTTCACCCGCAGCTGACGTGCCTGCTCGGCGAGGAGACCCACGCGGCCGCCCGCGGCGGAGAGCGCCGTGACGCGGAAGCGGTCGGGATGGCTGCGGACGAGGTCGATGGCCTGGGTGCCGATCGAGCCCGTGGAGCCGAGGATGACGATGTCCCGCGGCGCTTCTCCGGAGACCGGATCGAAGACGAGATGCGGGTCCGCGAGGGGGGATGGGCTGTCGCTCATCCCCCCATTGTGGCCGCAACTCCTGTGGGCCCGGACAGTGCGGGCCCCGATGTGGCGCGCGTGGCGTCCGTCCGGAGTCATCGCTTCTTGCGGCGGCGCCCGCTCCTGGGTGGGGCGTCAGTGTTGTCGTCGAGGTCGGCAGGGCCGTCGGCGGTGGCATCCACGGTGTCGTCGGACGGCTCGAAGTCGCCCTCGACAACACCCTCCGTCGTGTCCACCGTGGGTGCGCTGAAGTGGAGCTGGCCCGCGCTCCTGCGGGCTTCGAGGCCCTTCGCGCTGATCTCGACCGCGTCCTGCACGGTGTCGGGCGCGGGCTGCTCGACCTGGACCTCCAGGTTGAAGAGGAAGCCGACGGACTCCTCCTTGATGGCGTCCATCATGGCCGTGAACATGTCGTAGCCCTCGCGCTGGAACTCGAAGAGGGGGTCCCTGCCGAGGTAGGACCGCATCCAGATGCCCTCCTGGAGGTAGTCCATTTCGTAAAGGTGTTCGCGCCATTTGCGGTCGAGGACGGAGAGCACCACGCGGCGCTCCAGCTCGCGCACGGCGTCCTCGCCGAGCGCGCGCTCGCGTTCCTCGTAGCGCGCGTGCATGTCCTCGGTCAGGGCCTCGCCGATCAGTTCGGCGTCCACCTCGGAGCGGCCGCCCGCCTCCTTGTCGAGGTCGGCGGGGGTGACGCCCATCGGGTACAGCTCGCGACAGGCGCTCCAGAGCCGCTCCAGGTCCCACTCCTCGGGGAATCCCTCGGCGGTGGCCGCCGCCACGTACGCCTCGACGGTGTCGTCCATGAAGTGGAAGACCTGCTCGCGGAGGTCCTCGCCCTCCAGGACCCGGCGGCGCTCGGCGTAGATGAGGCCGCGCTGGCGGTTGAGGACCTCGTCGTACTTGAGGACGTTCTTGCGGGTCTCGAAGTGCTGCTGCTCGACCTGGGACTGCGCGGAGGCGATGGCCCGGGTCACCATCTTGTTCTCGATGGGGACGTCGGCGGGCACGTTGGCCATGAGCATGACCCGCTCGACCAGCTCGGCGCGGAAGAGCCGCATCAGGTCGTCGCCGAGCGAGAGGTAGAAGCGGGACTGTCCGGGGTCGCCCTGGCGGCCGCTGCGGCCGCGCAGCTGGTTGTCGATGCGGCGGGACTCGTGGCGTTCGGTGCCGAGCACGTAGAGGCCGCCGAGCTCCTTGACCTCGTCGTGTTCGGCGGCGGCCTCGGCCTCGATGCGCGCGAGGAGCTCGCGGTGGCGCTCGGGGGCCTCGTCGGGGGTGCGTCCCTCGTCCGCGAGTGCGGCGTCGGCCATGGCCTCGGGGTTGCCGCCGAGCATGATGTCGGTGCCGCGGCCCGCCATGTTCGTGGCGACGGTGACCGCGCCCTTGCGGCCCGCCTGCGCGACGATCCGCGCCTCGCCCTTGTGGTTCTTGGCGTTGAGCACCTCGTGCCGGATGCCGCGCCGGGTGAGCAGTGCCGAGAGGTGCTCGGACTTCGCCACGGAGACGGTGCCGACGAGGATCGGCTGGCCGAGCTCGTGCCGCTCGATGATGTCGGCGACGACCGCGCCGAACTTCACGGACTCCTCGCGGTAGATCACATCGGCCTGGTCCGCGCGGACCATCGGCTTGTTGGTGGGGATGGGCACCACGTTGAGTTTGTAGATCTGATGGAATTCGGCGGCCTCCGTCATGGCCGTGCCCGTCATTCCGGAGAGTTTTCCGTAGAGGCGGAAGAAGTTCTGCAGGGTGATCGTGGCGAGCGTCTGGTTCTCGTCCTTGATCGTCACTCCTTCCTTCGCCTCGATCGCCTGGTGGACGCCTTCGTTGTAGCGGCGTCCGGCGAGAATGCGTCCGGTGTGCTCGTCGACGATCAGGACTTCGCCGTCGGTGACGACGTAGTCCTTGTCCTTCTTGAAGTGTTCCTTGGCCTTGAGCGCGTTGTTCAGCTGGCCTATGAGCGACGTGTGCGCGGAGTCGTAGAAGTTGTCGATCCCGAGCTGGTCCTCCAGGAATTCCACGCCGCGGTCGAGGATCGCGACGGTACGTTTCTTCGGGTCGTACTCGTAGTCGTACGCGGCCCGCAGCTCCGCCAGTTCCATCTTGCGCGTCGGGGTGGTGAACTTCTCCTCCTGGATCGCGATGCCCTTCAGCCCGCGCACGGCGTCGGCGAAGTAGCCGTACCAATGGGTGGGCTGATCGGCGGGGCCCGAGATGATCAGCGGTGTCCTGGCCTCGTCGATGAGGATGGAGTCCGCCTCGTCGACGATCGCGAAGTGATGGCCGCGCTGCACCAGTTCGGCCTTCGACCAGGCCATGTTGTCGCGCAGGTAGTCGAAGCCGAATTCGTTGTTCGTGCCGTACGTGATGTCGCAGGCGTACTGCTCGCGGCGGACGGCGGGCGCCATGTCGGACTTGATGACGCCCACGGTCAGGCCGAGGAAGCGGTAGGCGCGGCCCATCCACTGGGCGTCGCGCTCGGCGAGGTAGTCGTTGACCGTGACGAGGTGGACGCCCTCGCCCGCGAGGGCGTTCAGATAGGCGGGCAGCGTCGCGGAGAGCGTCTTTCCCTCACCGGTCTGCATCTCGGCGATGTTGCCGAGGTGCAGCGCGGCGCCGCCCATGATCTGTACGTCGAAGTGGCGCATGCCAAGGGTGCGCCGCGCCGCCTCGCGGACGGTCGCGAAGGCTTCGGGGAGCAGGTCGTCGAGGCTCTCCCCTTCGGCGTACCGCTCCTTGAACTCGGCGGTCAGCGCCTGCAGTTCGGTGTCCGAGAGATCCTCGAAGTCCGGCTCCACGGAGTTGACCTGAGCCGCGATGTGCTGCAGCTTGCGCAGCATTCTGCCCTCGCCCGCACGCATGATCTTTCCGGTGAGGCGATCCAATTTGAGGACGGACACGGAAATCCCCCACCCCTCGGCACCGGTCCGCTCATTGTTGTCGTGCGGAATCCGCACAGCAAGCAGTCGAGGGGCGCGAGGGGCGGGGGAAACAGGGGTCAGCGAATGGGTCGGTGGACGTTTTCGTGGGTGGTGGGTCCGGGAGTGGCGTCAGCGATCCAGGGGCCTTCTCCGGAGAGATCGACGATTCCTGATTCGAGCCAGGTGTACGTCCCTGAAAGGACGCCCTTGACGACCTTGCGGTCCAGTTCGTCGGTGTTGCTCCACAGCCGGTTGAAGAGTTCCTCGACGCGAATGCGGGACTGCTTGCAGAAGACGTCGGCCAGTTGGTACGCCTCGCGGCCGTACTCCTCGGTGGTGCGCAGGAGTTCGGCGCGCACGCACACCGCGCTCATCGCGAAGAGCTCGGCGCCGATGTCGACGACCCGGCCGAGGAAGCCCTGCTTGGTCTCCATCTTTCCCTGCCAGCGGGACATGGCGTAGAAGGTGGAGCGGGCCAGCTTGCGGGCGTTGCGCTCGACGTAGCGCAGGTGTCCGGACAGGTCCGCGTGCCCGGCCGGGTGGAACTCGCCGTACGAGCGCGGGAGTTGGCCGGGGCCCGCGACGAGCTTGGGCAGCCAGCGGGCGTAGAAGCCGCCCGCCTTCGCGCCCGCCTTCGCCTTGTCGGACAGGGACTTGTCGGGGTCGATGAGGTCGCCGGCGACCTTCAGGTGGGCGTCCACGGCCTCGCGGGCGATCAGCAGGTGCATGATCTCCGTGGAGCCCTCGAAGATGCGGTTGATGCGCAGGTCGCGCAGGACCTGCTCGGCGGGGACCGCGCGTTCGCCGCGGGCCTTGAGCGAGGCGGCGGTCTCGAAGCCGCGGCCGCCGCGGATCTGCACGAGCTCGTCGGCCATCAGACAGGCCATCTCGGAGCCGTAGAGCTTGGCGAGGGCCGCCTCGATGCGGATGTCGTTGCGGTCCTCGTCGGCCATCTGCGAGGACAGGTCGAGGACGGCCTCCAGGGCGAAGGTGGTGGCGGCGATGAAGGAGATCTTCGCGCCGACCGCCTCGTGGTACGCGACCGGCCTGCCCCACTGCTCACGGGCGCCCGACCACTCGCGGGCGATCTTCAGACACCACTTGCCCGCGCCGACGCACATCGCGGGCAGCGAGAGGCGTCCGGTGTTGAGGGTGGTCAGGGCGATCTTGAGGCCCGCCCCCTCGGGGCCGATGCGGTTCGCGGCGGGGACGCGGACCTGGTGGAAGCGGGTCACGCCGTTCTCCAGGCCGCGCAGGCCCATGAAGGCGTTGCGGTTCTCGACCGTGACGCCCTCGGAGGCCGCCTCGACGACGAAGGCCGTGATGCCGCCCTTGTGCCCTTCGGACTTCGGCACCCGTGCCATGACGACGAGCAGGTCGGCGACGACGCCGTTGGTCGTCCAGAGCTTCACGCCGTCGAGCACGTAGTCGTCGCCGTCGGGGACGGCCGCCATCGCCATCCGCGCCGGGTCCGAACCCACGTCCGGCTCGGTGAGCAGGAACGCGGTGATGTCGGTGCGGGCGCAGCGCGGCAGGAAGGCGTCCTTCTGCTCCTGCGTGCCGAAGATCTTCAGGGGCTGCGGCACGCCGATCGACTGGTGCGCGGAGAGCAGCGCGCCGAGCGCCGGGTTCGCCGAGCCGACCAGGGCCAGGGCCTTGTTGTAGTACACCTGGGTGAGGCCGAGCCCGCCGTACTTGGTGTCGATCTTCATGCCGAGGGCGCCGAGCTCCTTGAGCCCGTTGATGACCTCGTCGGGGATCTGTGCCTCGCGCTCGATGCGTGCCGAGTCGATCTTCGTCTCGCAGAAGTCGCGGAGCTTGGCGAGGAACTCCTCGCCGCGTTTCGCGTCCTCGTCGGGCGGCATCGGGTGCGG contains these protein-coding regions:
- a CDS encoding M50 family metallopeptidase, which encodes MTTLMMILGIVVFVIGLLFSIAWHELGHLSTAKMFGIRVPQYMVGFGPTIFSRKKGDTEYGIKAIPLGGYIRMIGMFPPGPDGRIEARSTSPWRGMIEDARSAAFEELEPGDESRLFYTRKPWKRVIVMFAGPFMNLVLAVAIFLGVMMTFGISTQTTSVGKVSDCVIQQSENRDKCEKGDKATPAKAAGLKAADKIVAFQGQPVDDWSTLQAKIRETIGPATITVERDGKRLDLHANLIKNQVTKTDGDGAYVEGKYVYAGFLGFTPASGIVQQSFGDSVNRMGDMMENGVESIIALPSKIPDLWDAAFGDGERKQDSPMGVVGAARVGGDVFTLDIPPENQIAMMLFLIAGFNLSLFLFNMLPLLPLDGGHIAGALWESVRRKTARVMRRPDPGPFDVAKLMPVAYVVAGIFICFTILVLIADVVNPVRIS
- the dxr gene encoding 1-deoxy-D-xylulose-5-phosphate reductoisomerase, with the translated sequence MSDSPSPLADPHLVFDPVSGEAPRDIVILGSTGSIGTQAIDLVRSHPDRFRVTALSAAGGRVGLLAEQARQLRVKTVAVAREDAVPALREALQGQYAAGEPLPEILAGPDAATQLAASACHTVLNGITGSIGLAPTLAALEAGRTLALANKESLIVGGPLVKAIAKPGQIIPVDSEHAALFQALAAGTRADVRKLVVTASGGPFRGRTKADLVNVTPEDALAHPTWAMGPVITINSATLVNKGLEVIEAHLLYDIPFDRIEVVVHPQSYVHSMVEFTDGSTLAQATPPDMRGPIAIGIGWPERIPDAAPAFDWTKASSWEFFPLDNDAFPSVGLARHVGELAGTAPAVFNAANEECVDAFLKGALPFNGIMETVTEVVAEHGTPAAGTSLTVADVLEAETWARARARELAGKATAEARA
- the secA gene encoding preprotein translocase subunit SecA translates to MRAGEGRMLRKLQHIAAQVNSVEPDFEDLSDTELQALTAEFKERYAEGESLDDLLPEAFATVREAARRTLGMRHFDVQIMGGAALHLGNIAEMQTGEGKTLSATLPAYLNALAGEGVHLVTVNDYLAERDAQWMGRAYRFLGLTVGVIKSDMAPAVRREQYACDITYGTNNEFGFDYLRDNMAWSKAELVQRGHHFAIVDEADSILIDEARTPLIISGPADQPTHWYGYFADAVRGLKGIAIQEEKFTTPTRKMELAELRAAYDYEYDPKKRTVAILDRGVEFLEDQLGIDNFYDSAHTSLIGQLNNALKAKEHFKKDKDYVVTDGEVLIVDEHTGRILAGRRYNEGVHQAIEAKEGVTIKDENQTLATITLQNFFRLYGKLSGMTGTAMTEAAEFHQIYKLNVVPIPTNKPMVRADQADVIYREESVKFGAVVADIIERHELGQPILVGTVSVAKSEHLSALLTRRGIRHEVLNAKNHKGEARIVAQAGRKGAVTVATNMAGRGTDIMLGGNPEAMADAALADEGRTPDEAPERHRELLARIEAEAAAEHDEVKELGGLYVLGTERHESRRIDNQLRGRSGRQGDPGQSRFYLSLGDDLMRLFRAELVERVMLMANVPADVPIENKMVTRAIASAQSQVEQQHFETRKNVLKYDEVLNRQRGLIYAERRRVLEGEDLREQVFHFMDDTVEAYVAAATAEGFPEEWDLERLWSACRELYPMGVTPADLDKEAGGRSEVDAELIGEALTEDMHARYEERERALGEDAVRELERRVVLSVLDRKWREHLYEMDYLQEGIWMRSYLGRDPLFEFQREGYDMFTAMMDAIKEESVGFLFNLEVQVEQPAPDTVQDAVEISAKGLEARRSAGQLHFSAPTVDTTEGVVEGDFEPSDDTVDATADGPADLDDNTDAPPRSGRRRKKR
- a CDS encoding acyl-CoA dehydrogenase family protein; this encodes MSATSPAPEHRAKVSEREARQVAEAAREQDWRKPSFAKELFLGRFRLDLIHPHPMPPDEDAKRGEEFLAKLRDFCETKIDSARIEREAQIPDEVINGLKELGALGMKIDTKYGGLGLTQVYYNKALALVGSANPALGALLSAHQSIGVPQPLKIFGTQEQKDAFLPRCARTDITAFLLTEPDVGSDPARMAMAAVPDGDDYVLDGVKLWTTNGVVADLLVVMARVPKSEGHKGGITAFVVEAASEGVTVENRNAFMGLRGLENGVTRFHQVRVPAANRIGPEGAGLKIALTTLNTGRLSLPAMCVGAGKWCLKIAREWSGAREQWGRPVAYHEAVGAKISFIAATTFALEAVLDLSSQMADEDRNDIRIEAALAKLYGSEMACLMADELVQIRGGRGFETAASLKARGERAVPAEQVLRDLRINRIFEGSTEIMHLLIAREAVDAHLKVAGDLIDPDKSLSDKAKAGAKAGGFYARWLPKLVAGPGQLPRSYGEFHPAGHADLSGHLRYVERNARKLARSTFYAMSRWQGKMETKQGFLGRVVDIGAELFAMSAVCVRAELLRTTEEYGREAYQLADVFCKQSRIRVEELFNRLWSNTDELDRKVVKGVLSGTYTWLESGIVDLSGEGPWIADATPGPTTHENVHRPIR